A region of Shewanella psychromarinicola DNA encodes the following proteins:
- the murG gene encoding undecaprenyldiphospho-muramoylpentapeptide beta-N-acetylglucosaminyltransferase yields MNSNISSSPKILIMAGGTGGHVFPALAVAKYLADKGWQIRWLGTAERMEARLVPQHGFDIEFIDIKGVRGNGLIRKLAAPFKIIRSIIQAKAVIDDFQPDVILGMGGFASGPGGVAGRLSGIPLVLHEQNAIPGLTNKLLSKIAKKVLCAFPNTFASHVANVEVVGNPIRQELIELGGQIKASQADALRVLVVGGSLGAKVLNDVMPAVVAHLSKHHSLTVWHQVGKNNLATVKASYQQLGQSDSVNVAEFIDDMEAAYRWADVVVCRSGALTVSELAAVGLPSILVPYPHAVDDHQTVNASVLVDAGAGFLLPQTILNADNLAEKLQLFAKNRQELVQMGHKARGVAVLDATQRVADICASFAIKG; encoded by the coding sequence ATGAACAGTAATATTAGTAGCTCTCCTAAGATATTGATTATGGCTGGCGGCACTGGCGGCCATGTTTTCCCAGCACTTGCGGTGGCTAAGTACTTAGCAGACAAAGGTTGGCAAATTCGCTGGTTAGGTACTGCTGAGCGGATGGAAGCTCGCCTTGTTCCGCAACATGGATTTGATATTGAGTTTATTGATATTAAAGGCGTGCGTGGTAATGGACTTATTCGCAAATTAGCGGCACCGTTTAAAATTATTCGTTCAATCATTCAAGCCAAAGCCGTGATTGATGATTTCCAGCCCGACGTGATTTTAGGCATGGGCGGTTTTGCCAGTGGCCCTGGTGGCGTGGCAGGGAGATTATCAGGTATTCCTTTAGTATTGCATGAGCAAAATGCGATTCCAGGATTAACCAATAAATTGTTATCTAAGATTGCCAAAAAGGTATTGTGTGCATTCCCAAATACCTTTGCCAGCCACGTGGCTAATGTGGAGGTTGTGGGCAATCCAATTCGCCAAGAATTGATAGAGTTAGGCGGACAAATTAAAGCGTCACAAGCTGATGCGTTAAGAGTACTGGTGGTGGGTGGCAGTTTAGGCGCCAAAGTATTGAATGATGTCATGCCAGCAGTGGTTGCTCATTTAAGCAAGCACCATTCACTGACAGTTTGGCACCAAGTGGGTAAAAATAACCTCGCCACTGTGAAAGCGAGCTATCAACAACTCGGACAATCAGACAGTGTAAATGTTGCTGAATTTATTGATGACATGGAAGCGGCTTATCGTTGGGCCGATGTAGTGGTGTGCCGTTCAGGCGCTCTTACAGTATCAGAACTTGCTGCAGTGGGCTTACCGAGTATTTTAGTTCCGTACCCCCATGCGGTTGATGATCATCAAACCGTTAATGCATCAGTGCTTGTTGATGCAGGTGCAGGTTTTTTATTACCTCAAACCATTTTAAATGCAGATAATCTTGCAGAGAAATTGCAGTTATTTGCTAAAAATAGACAAGAACTGGTCCAAATGGGTCACAAAGCAAGAGGCGTGGCAGTATTAGATGCGACTCAACGAGTAGCAGATATTTGTGCCTCATTTGCGATAAAGGGTTGA
- the murE gene encoding UDP-N-acetylmuramoyl-L-alanyl-D-glutamate--2,6-diaminopimelate ligase — MMLLNDLLAPWFHYSGGESINGLTLDSRDVKAGGLFVALPGHKVDGRVFIPQAIQAGAAAILIHTDNSDEHGRVDRLQYTVPLVYFSQLSRQLSAVAAQFYLPNSQSLSLIGITGTNGKTSVSQIIAQIVHLLGHQAAVMGTLGNGLWGQLVDSGNTTADAVTIMRQLGEFVAQGAELCAMEVSSHGLVQGRVEAAPFKIAVFTNLSRDHLDYHGDMDNYAAAKKCLFQFPSVQHGVINLDDTVGAKWLTELANQKNKSFSIQANTTADFYCDAIQYHDAGVTATLHFTDIDSGRPLSGTLSSPLLGAFNLSNLVAAISVLYLQGMAMASILAVLPQLIPVAGRMERFSSVNKATLVVDYAHTPDAIEQALKALKLHCKGTLWCVFGCGGDRDKGKRALMAQAAEQYADKVMITSDNARSEDPQAIINDILQGISQPQNVLTEVDRIQAITHVVSLAQADDIVLLAGKGHETYQEVAGERIDYDERALAFKLSQETL, encoded by the coding sequence ATGATGTTATTAAATGATCTATTAGCACCGTGGTTTCATTATTCTGGCGGCGAATCCATTAATGGATTAACGCTAGACAGCCGTGATGTTAAAGCGGGTGGTTTATTTGTGGCCTTGCCCGGTCATAAAGTCGATGGTCGAGTCTTCATTCCTCAAGCGATCCAAGCGGGAGCTGCGGCAATACTGATTCATACTGATAATTCTGATGAACATGGCAGGGTCGATCGCCTTCAGTATACTGTGCCATTAGTGTATTTTTCCCAGTTAAGCCGTCAATTATCGGCCGTTGCCGCACAGTTTTATTTACCTAATAGTCAATCGTTGTCTTTAATTGGAATAACGGGGACCAATGGCAAAACCTCTGTTAGCCAAATTATCGCTCAAATTGTTCATTTACTCGGCCATCAAGCCGCTGTGATGGGGACGTTAGGTAATGGTTTGTGGGGGCAACTTGTTGATAGCGGCAATACAACTGCAGATGCGGTGACTATTATGCGCCAACTTGGAGAGTTTGTTGCTCAAGGCGCTGAACTGTGTGCGATGGAAGTGTCAAGCCATGGTTTAGTCCAAGGACGCGTCGAAGCGGCGCCATTTAAGATAGCTGTTTTTACTAATTTAAGCCGTGATCATCTAGATTATCATGGTGATATGGATAACTACGCCGCAGCTAAAAAATGCTTATTTCAATTCCCCAGTGTACAACATGGTGTGATTAACCTTGATGATACCGTCGGCGCCAAATGGTTGACAGAACTGGCGAACCAAAAGAATAAATCCTTCAGCATTCAAGCTAATACCACAGCGGACTTTTACTGTGATGCCATCCAATACCATGATGCTGGGGTGACGGCGACACTGCATTTCACCGACATTGACAGTGGGCGCCCGCTAAGTGGGACGCTTAGCTCACCGCTATTAGGTGCCTTTAATTTGTCTAATCTTGTAGCAGCCATATCGGTGTTATATCTACAAGGAATGGCAATGGCATCCATATTAGCCGTGCTGCCACAGTTGATCCCTGTTGCGGGGCGTATGGAACGCTTTTCATCGGTTAATAAAGCTACTTTGGTTGTTGATTATGCTCATACTCCTGATGCCATTGAACAAGCCTTAAAAGCATTAAAACTGCACTGCAAAGGGACGTTATGGTGTGTATTTGGTTGCGGTGGCGATCGTGACAAAGGTAAACGTGCTTTGATGGCACAAGCCGCTGAGCAATATGCAGATAAAGTGATGATCACGAGTGACAATGCCAGAAGCGAAGATCCACAAGCCATTATCAATGATATTTTACAAGGTATTAGTCAGCCTCAAAACGTACTCACCGAGGTTGATCGTATTCAAGCCATTACCCATGTTGTCTCATTGGCACAAGCTGACGATATAGTGCTGCTTGCGGGTAAGGGTCATGAAACCTATCAAGAAGTGGCTGGCGAGCGAATTGATTATGATGAACGTGCCTTAGCATTCAAGTTGTCTCAGGAGACGTTATGA
- a CDS encoding penicillin-binding transpeptidase domain-containing protein, with protein MARQAKQKLNHELIPWRLYVVVGFVLLLFCSLVARAAYIQIIEPDRLRHESDMRTLRTTSNQVQRGLITDRNGDMLAVSVPVRAVWADPKHAYDQDAFKDMRRWQALADVLQEPVDELVNKVKNNPDKRFVYLKRQVTSAVADYIEELKIGGIYLKPESRRYYPSGEIAAQLIGITNIDDVGIEGIENTYNTWLTGTPSKQKVRKSRDGSVVERLDIVQEGESSNDLVLSIDQRIQQLAYRELKRATETYQATSGSVVVIDVNTGEVLAMVNTPSYNPNARDNLQPHRMRNRALTDTFEPGSTIKPFVVAAALEAGTVKVNELISTSPGWIRLGGRQVRDSHNYGEMSLAKILVKSSNVGISKLALSIPVQQLLATYQSMGLGNYSGINLTGESAGLIHVRHRWSDFERATLSFGYGLTATPLQIARMYATLGSGGILYPVSILKLRKAPKGEQVISTQVAHDVMEMLVGVTEAGGTATKAHIDGYPVAGKTGTSRKAVAGGYGDDYVAIFAGVAPVHKPRLAISVVINEPKGDKYYGGDVAGPAFAKIMSGALQMLNVEPRDAIHLAAVQGVHHDVIK; from the coding sequence ATGGCTAGACAAGCAAAACAAAAATTAAATCACGAACTTATTCCATGGCGTTTATACGTTGTGGTGGGTTTTGTATTGTTATTATTTTGCAGTCTAGTTGCACGTGCAGCTTATATTCAAATTATTGAACCAGACAGGCTTCGTCACGAAAGTGATATGCGCACGTTACGCACAACCAGTAACCAAGTTCAGCGAGGCTTAATAACCGATCGCAATGGCGATATGCTGGCGGTCAGTGTGCCCGTGAGAGCGGTGTGGGCGGATCCCAAACATGCCTATGATCAAGATGCGTTTAAAGATATGCGCCGTTGGCAAGCCCTCGCCGATGTATTGCAAGAGCCTGTTGATGAGCTGGTTAATAAAGTTAAAAACAACCCTGACAAACGCTTTGTATACCTCAAACGTCAGGTCACATCAGCGGTTGCTGACTATATTGAGGAGCTTAAAATTGGCGGTATTTATCTTAAACCAGAATCTCGCCGTTATTATCCCTCAGGTGAAATAGCCGCTCAATTAATTGGCATTACCAATATTGACGATGTGGGTATTGAAGGCATTGAGAACACGTATAATACGTGGTTAACCGGGACGCCATCTAAACAAAAAGTCCGTAAATCCCGCGATGGTAGCGTTGTTGAGCGGTTAGATATAGTACAAGAAGGCGAAAGCTCTAATGATTTAGTGCTCAGTATTGATCAACGTATTCAGCAATTGGCTTATCGCGAACTGAAGCGTGCGACTGAAACATACCAAGCGACTTCTGGGTCTGTGGTGGTTATTGATGTTAATACTGGCGAAGTATTAGCGATGGTGAATACGCCATCATATAATCCCAATGCCAGAGATAATTTACAGCCACATCGAATGCGTAATCGCGCGTTAACTGACACATTTGAACCTGGTTCAACCATAAAACCCTTTGTTGTTGCTGCAGCGCTTGAAGCTGGCACAGTGAAAGTGAATGAATTGATATCGACATCACCAGGTTGGATCCGGCTCGGTGGGCGTCAAGTTCGTGACTCCCATAATTACGGTGAAATGTCATTAGCTAAAATTCTGGTTAAGTCGAGTAACGTTGGCATTAGTAAACTGGCGTTGTCGATACCTGTACAACAGTTATTAGCCACTTATCAATCAATGGGGTTAGGTAATTATTCAGGTATTAATTTAACCGGTGAAAGTGCTGGGTTAATTCATGTTCGTCATCGCTGGTCTGACTTTGAGCGTGCCACCCTGTCTTTCGGGTATGGCTTGACTGCGACGCCGTTACAAATTGCACGTATGTACGCCACGCTAGGCAGTGGCGGCATTCTTTATCCTGTGTCGATATTAAAGCTAAGGAAAGCACCCAAGGGTGAACAAGTGATTTCAACTCAAGTTGCTCACGACGTAATGGAAATGTTAGTGGGTGTGACTGAGGCTGGAGGAACGGCGACGAAAGCTCATATTGATGGTTACCCTGTAGCCGGTAAAACCGGTACCAGCCGTAAAGCCGTTGCTGGTGGCTATGGCGATGACTATGTGGCTATATTTGCGGGCGTTGCGCCGGTTCATAAACCGCGTTTGGCCATTTCGGTGGTGATTAATGAGCCCAAAGGTGACAAATATTACGGTGGTGACGTTGCTGGCCCCGCATTTGCTAAAATTATGTCTGGTGCCTTACAAATGCTTAATGTTGAACCGAGGGATGCTATTCACTTGGCCGCTGTGCAAGGAGTCCACCATGATGTTATTAAATGA
- the ftsL gene encoding cell division protein FtsL, protein MSQSPLNLPQIVLHDIWHHKWILLLSVLVVMNGVAVVYTSHVTRKLITQWDQLLQEQDRLDIEWRNLLLEEQSQSEHSRVTRIATKELNMTRPLPKEEVMIRVK, encoded by the coding sequence GTGAGCCAATCACCATTAAATTTGCCTCAGATTGTGTTACACGACATTTGGCACCACAAGTGGATATTGCTGTTGAGTGTATTGGTTGTGATGAATGGCGTAGCCGTAGTTTACACCAGCCATGTAACGCGTAAGTTGATTACCCAATGGGATCAGTTGCTGCAAGAGCAAGATCGCTTGGATATTGAATGGCGAAATTTATTATTAGAAGAACAATCGCAATCTGAGCACAGTCGCGTGACTCGGATTGCAACCAAAGAATTAAATATGACTCGGCCGCTTCCTAAGGAGGAAGTGATGATTCGAGTCAAGTGA
- a CDS encoding UDP-N-acetylmuramoyl-tripeptide--D-alanyl-D-alanine ligase — protein MISVNLLALAQHLNGTLTGQDSVITSVSTDSRNIAAQCLFIALKGERFDGHDFAATAVKNGAVALLVDHLLVDNSVTADIAQIVVADPQKAMGEMGVLVRQTVAPICVALTGSNGKTSVKEMLATILSQHHQVLFTAGNFNNDIGVPLTLLRLTEGDEYGVFELGANHRGEIDYTSSLVQPRVALVNNIGNAHLEGFGSLEGVAQAKSEIFNHLSQDGTAVINADDTFADFMLQRSTGRKQLRFSREINVDADVTATDIVTDTNGCSQFTLTFAGQREVVQLPLAGMHQVSNALAAASMCIALGLSLVEIAQGFALLQPVKGRMQPHDLGRVLLIDDSYNANPTSVSAAINWLQQRDGYRCLVLGDLGELGDNAAPLHASIGLQVKNATIESLFCCGQLSANTSEAFGSKHFIAQEALIVALQKQLASITGNITVLVKGSRSAAMERVVDSLLDAYGRGELV, from the coding sequence ATGATAAGTGTCAATCTCTTAGCATTAGCGCAGCACCTTAATGGCACGTTAACAGGTCAAGATAGCGTCATCACCAGTGTTAGTACAGATAGTCGCAATATTGCCGCTCAATGTTTGTTCATCGCATTAAAAGGCGAGCGTTTTGATGGCCATGATTTTGCTGCTACAGCGGTAAAAAATGGTGCGGTAGCACTTTTGGTTGATCATCTATTAGTCGATAACTCTGTTACAGCAGATATTGCGCAAATTGTGGTCGCTGATCCCCAAAAAGCTATGGGCGAAATGGGCGTTTTAGTTCGCCAAACCGTTGCACCTATTTGTGTGGCCTTAACCGGATCAAACGGCAAAACCAGCGTTAAAGAAATGCTGGCCACTATTTTATCTCAACATCACCAAGTGTTGTTTACCGCGGGTAATTTTAACAACGATATTGGCGTGCCGTTAACCTTGCTGCGGTTAACTGAAGGTGATGAATATGGGGTATTTGAGCTTGGTGCAAACCATCGTGGCGAAATTGATTACACCTCATCATTAGTTCAACCCCGAGTCGCATTGGTTAATAATATTGGCAATGCTCACCTTGAGGGGTTTGGTTCGCTTGAAGGTGTTGCTCAGGCTAAATCTGAAATTTTTAATCATCTTTCACAAGATGGCACCGCAGTTATCAATGCTGATGACACATTTGCCGATTTTATGTTGCAACGGTCCACTGGGCGAAAACAACTGCGTTTTTCCCGTGAGATAAATGTTGATGCCGATGTTACCGCGACAGACATAGTGACAGATACCAATGGTTGTTCTCAGTTTACATTAACCTTTGCTGGGCAGCGTGAAGTGGTGCAGTTACCACTTGCTGGTATGCATCAAGTGAGTAATGCGCTTGCCGCGGCATCTATGTGTATTGCTTTAGGACTATCGCTTGTTGAAATTGCCCAAGGCTTTGCATTACTCCAACCCGTAAAGGGCCGAATGCAACCTCACGACCTTGGTAGAGTGTTATTAATTGATGATAGTTATAACGCTAATCCAACATCGGTCAGTGCAGCGATTAATTGGTTGCAACAACGAGATGGATATCGTTGTTTAGTGCTGGGAGATTTAGGCGAATTAGGCGACAATGCTGCCCCTTTACACGCCAGTATTGGATTGCAGGTTAAAAATGCAACCATAGAGTCGTTATTTTGTTGCGGCCAGCTATCGGCAAATACCAGTGAAGCATTTGGTAGTAAACACTTTATTGCTCAAGAGGCATTAATTGTGGCATTACAAAAACAGTTAGCAAGTATCACAGGTAATATCACCGTTTTAGTTAAAGGTTCCCGCAGCGCGGCTATGGAGCGAGTTGTGGACAGTTTATTAGATGCCTACGGGCGTGGGGAGTTAGTGTAA
- the murD gene encoding UDP-N-acetylmuramoyl-L-alanine--D-glutamate ligase: protein MHTQYTHIVLGLGATGLSVVRFLATKGIKPLVMDSRRHPPGAETLAQEFADIELLAGGFDCRYLVQASQIIISPGVPVDTPEVRAALDMGIEVIGDVELFARHIADKKPCVVGITGSNGKSTVTTLVYEMLLAAGKSVAIGGNIGTPALDLLAQDAEIYVLELSSFQLETTYSLNCIAATCLNISEDHMDRYSDLNSYREAKLRLYPQSRFVMYNRDDQLTYPFEPMNQNNFGLDVPEGDAWGLSDGKIFHGDSEIINLIDVTLIGSHNHANLVAAMALADACDVGKAAMIKVAKNFVGLSHRCELIAVKQGVSYINDSKATNVGATVAALEGLNSHLGDLYLIAGGAGKGSDFRPLTKPLSNITQLITLGRDGPKIAKLKKGTLQVATMADAVAKAAELASSGDIVLLSPACASLDMYKNFMARGDDFRQCVELLANGE from the coding sequence ATGCACACTCAATACACGCACATTGTTTTAGGCTTAGGGGCTACAGGGCTCTCGGTCGTGCGTTTTTTAGCGACTAAAGGCATTAAACCTTTAGTGATGGACAGCCGTCGTCATCCGCCTGGTGCTGAGACGTTGGCACAAGAGTTTGCCGATATTGAATTATTAGCTGGTGGGTTTGATTGTCGCTATTTAGTTCAGGCCAGCCAAATTATTATCAGTCCAGGTGTACCGGTTGATACGCCTGAAGTGCGTGCTGCATTGGATATGGGCATTGAAGTTATCGGTGATGTTGAGCTATTTGCGCGCCACATTGCAGACAAAAAACCGTGTGTTGTCGGCATCACCGGATCAAACGGTAAATCCACGGTCACCACATTAGTATACGAAATGCTGCTCGCTGCGGGTAAGTCTGTTGCGATTGGCGGCAATATTGGTACACCCGCATTGGATTTATTAGCTCAAGATGCTGAAATTTATGTGCTTGAGTTGTCGAGTTTCCAATTGGAAACGACTTATTCGTTAAATTGTATTGCGGCAACGTGCCTTAATATTAGCGAAGACCATATGGATCGTTACAGCGATTTGAATTCATATCGCGAAGCCAAATTACGTTTATACCCGCAAAGTCGGTTTGTGATGTACAACCGTGACGATCAGCTGACTTATCCTTTTGAGCCGATGAATCAAAATAATTTTGGTTTAGACGTGCCAGAGGGTGATGCATGGGGATTAAGTGATGGCAAAATTTTTCATGGTGACAGTGAGATTATTAATTTAATTGATGTGACCTTAATTGGTAGCCACAACCATGCAAACTTAGTCGCAGCAATGGCATTAGCCGATGCTTGTGATGTGGGTAAAGCGGCCATGATTAAAGTGGCCAAAAACTTTGTCGGCTTAAGCCATCGTTGTGAGCTGATTGCGGTTAAACAAGGTGTGTCGTACATCAATGACTCCAAAGCCACTAATGTCGGCGCAACAGTTGCCGCACTTGAGGGGCTTAATTCACACTTAGGCGATTTGTACTTGATCGCAGGGGGCGCGGGCAAAGGAAGCGACTTTCGTCCACTGACAAAACCGCTGAGTAATATTACTCAATTGATTACCTTGGGGCGAGATGGCCCCAAGATAGCCAAATTAAAAAAAGGCACTCTTCAGGTGGCAACAATGGCCGATGCTGTCGCCAAAGCTGCTGAATTAGCGTCGTCGGGAGACATAGTACTATTGTCTCCTGCGTGTGCCAGTTTAGATATGTACAAGAACTTTATGGCCCGCGGTGATGATTTTAGGCAGTGTGTGGAGTTGTTAGCCAATGGCGAATAA
- the rsmH gene encoding 16S rRNA (cytosine(1402)-N(4))-methyltransferase RsmH: MSQEFAHLSVLLNETVDGLNIQSDGIYIDGTFGRGGHSRHVLSHLGENGRLIAIDKDPQAIEAAKQFADDPRFQIVHGGFGQLAEYVDELGLTGQINGVLLDLGVSSPQLDDAERGFSFLRDGPLDMRMDNSQGQTAAQWIARAEIEDMAWVFKTYGEEKNSRHIARCIAADREKTPFLRTKDLADLIARITKKKERNKHPATRVFQAIRIYINSELEQINQALEGALAVLAPQGRLSVISFHSLEDRMVKRFIRRHSQGDSVPHGLPITEAEINKSRKLKAMSKAMKPSDAELEQNPRARSSVLRVAERLD; this comes from the coding sequence ATGAGCCAAGAGTTTGCCCATTTATCTGTATTACTAAATGAAACCGTCGATGGTCTCAATATCCAAAGTGATGGCATCTACATTGATGGCACTTTTGGCCGTGGTGGGCATTCGCGTCATGTGTTGAGTCATTTGGGTGAAAATGGTCGCTTAATTGCGATAGACAAAGATCCGCAAGCCATCGAGGCTGCTAAGCAGTTTGCTGATGACCCTCGATTCCAAATTGTCCACGGTGGCTTTGGTCAATTAGCTGAGTATGTCGATGAGCTTGGATTAACAGGCCAGATTAATGGTGTATTGCTTGATCTTGGCGTGTCGTCGCCACAATTAGACGATGCGGAACGTGGCTTTAGTTTTTTACGTGACGGCCCGCTCGATATGCGTATGGATAACAGTCAAGGTCAAACCGCTGCCCAGTGGATAGCGCGTGCAGAAATTGAAGATATGGCATGGGTATTTAAAACCTACGGTGAAGAAAAGAATTCGCGCCATATTGCACGTTGTATTGCAGCTGATCGTGAGAAGACACCCTTTTTACGCACCAAAGACTTAGCCGATTTAATCGCGCGTATTACCAAAAAGAAAGAGCGTAATAAGCATCCAGCGACGCGAGTGTTTCAGGCGATTCGTATTTACATCAATAGCGAATTAGAACAAATAAATCAAGCGTTAGAAGGTGCTTTAGCGGTGTTAGCTCCCCAGGGCCGTCTATCAGTGATCAGTTTCCATTCCCTAGAAGATCGTATGGTGAAACGTTTTATTCGTCGTCATAGTCAAGGTGATAGCGTGCCACATGGTTTACCGATCACAGAAGCTGAAATTAATAAATCTCGTAAATTAAAAGCCATGAGTAAGGCGATGAAGCCTTCTGATGCGGAATTAGAGCAAAATCCACGCGCGCGCAGCTCTGTGTTACGAGTTGCCGAGCGTCTGGATTAA
- the mraY gene encoding phospho-N-acetylmuramoyl-pentapeptide-transferase has translation MLVYLAEYLTQFYSGFNVFSYVTFRAILGLLTALVFSLWWGPILINRLQMLQIGQVVRSDGPESHFSKRGTPTMGGILILAGIFISVLLWGDLSNRYVLVTLFVLASFGLIGFIDDYRKVVKKDTKGLIARWKYAFQSIAALVVAVYLYSTSTMVGETQLVVPFFKDIMPQLGIMFIVLAYFTIVGASNAVNLTDGLDGLAIMPTVMVAAAFALIAYLSGHAQFANYLHIPHLPLAGELVIVCTAIVGAGLGFLWFNTYPAQVFMGDVGSLALGAALGVIAILVRQEILLVIMGGVFVMETVSVILQVGSYKLRGQRIFRMAPIHHHYELKGWPEPRVIVRFWIISLFLVLLGLATLKLR, from the coding sequence ATGCTGGTTTATCTAGCCGAGTATTTAACCCAGTTTTATTCAGGGTTTAACGTTTTTTCATATGTAACGTTCCGGGCTATTTTAGGCTTGTTAACCGCGTTGGTATTTAGTTTGTGGTGGGGACCTATTTTGATCAATCGTTTGCAGATGTTGCAAATTGGTCAAGTGGTTCGAAGTGATGGCCCAGAGTCTCATTTTAGCAAACGCGGTACGCCGACAATGGGTGGCATATTGATCCTTGCGGGTATTTTTATCAGCGTGTTGTTATGGGGTGATTTATCCAACCGTTACGTATTAGTGACTTTGTTTGTATTGGCTAGTTTTGGGCTTATTGGCTTTATTGATGATTATCGTAAAGTGGTAAAAAAAGATACTAAAGGTCTGATTGCTCGCTGGAAATATGCTTTTCAGTCTATCGCCGCTTTAGTGGTGGCAGTGTATTTGTACAGTACATCGACCATGGTCGGCGAAACCCAACTAGTGGTGCCATTTTTTAAAGATATAATGCCTCAATTAGGCATCATGTTTATCGTTTTAGCGTATTTCACCATAGTTGGTGCCAGTAATGCGGTTAACTTAACCGATGGTTTAGATGGCTTGGCGATTATGCCAACTGTGATGGTCGCGGCTGCCTTTGCATTAATTGCTTACTTATCTGGCCATGCTCAATTTGCCAATTATTTACACATTCCTCATTTACCTTTAGCGGGCGAATTAGTGATTGTGTGTACTGCAATAGTCGGTGCTGGTTTAGGCTTTTTATGGTTTAACACTTATCCCGCACAAGTGTTTATGGGGGATGTGGGGTCATTAGCATTGGGCGCCGCATTGGGTGTGATTGCCATTTTAGTTCGCCAAGAAATTTTGTTGGTTATTATGGGTGGCGTTTTTGTGATGGAAACGGTATCGGTGATCTTACAGGTGGGCTCGTATAAGTTACGTGGTCAACGTATTTTCCGTATGGCGCCTATTCATCATCACTATGAGTTAAAAGGGTGGCCAGAGCCGCGGGTTATTGTGCGCTTCTGGATTATCTCGTTGTTTTTAGTGTTACTGGGTCTTGCGACTCTAAAATTACGCTAA
- the ftsW gene encoding cell division protein FtsW has translation MANNEPQLSLFKRGLNWSLPSLLSDEHAPDMLLYDRSFVVAIVGLICFGFVMVMSASMPEATKLTGDPFYFMYRHVLYLVGCVIISYVVLKFEVSYWEKNSGMLMLAVLVLLIAVLFIGTSVNGARRWLSIGPIRIQVAEIAKFVFIVYMAGYLVRRHGELRENRKGFYKPIGVYGLFAVLILLQPDLGTVVVLFVCTVSLLFLAGARITDFMVLVLLGVATFVLLVLFEPYRMRRVTSFMDPWEDPFGSGYQLTQSLMAYGRGDWFGQGLGNSIQKLAYLPEAHTDFIFAVIGEELGFIGIIIVLSTLFFIAIRAIRLGNLCLKMQRPFESYVAYGVGIWICFQTVVNVGASIGMLPTKGLTLPFISYGGSSLWIMTAAVMLLVRIDHERRVSLVQAVQGRTS, from the coding sequence ATGGCGAATAACGAGCCGCAACTGAGCTTGTTTAAACGAGGTCTTAATTGGTCTTTACCCTCGTTATTATCGGATGAGCATGCTCCTGATATGCTGCTGTACGACCGAAGTTTTGTAGTCGCGATTGTCGGCTTGATATGTTTTGGCTTTGTAATGGTAATGTCCGCTTCGATGCCTGAAGCGACCAAACTGACTGGCGATCCATTTTATTTTATGTACCGCCATGTGCTTTATCTTGTGGGCTGCGTGATTATTTCGTATGTGGTACTTAAGTTCGAAGTCAGTTATTGGGAAAAAAATAGCGGCATGTTGATGCTCGCCGTGTTGGTCTTATTGATAGCAGTGCTGTTTATCGGCACATCTGTTAACGGTGCGCGTCGTTGGTTGTCTATCGGTCCGATTAGGATCCAAGTAGCCGAAATAGCCAAGTTTGTATTTATTGTTTACATGGCGGGTTACTTGGTGCGTCGCCATGGTGAGCTTCGTGAAAACCGTAAAGGCTTTTATAAACCGATTGGGGTTTACGGTCTGTTCGCCGTGTTGATTTTATTACAACCCGACCTTGGCACCGTGGTGGTGCTATTTGTGTGTACGGTAAGCTTGCTGTTTTTAGCTGGTGCCCGCATTACTGACTTTATGGTGTTGGTTTTACTTGGCGTAGCAACATTCGTATTACTGGTGCTATTTGAGCCTTATCGTATGCGACGAGTGACCTCATTTATGGACCCGTGGGAAGATCCATTTGGCAGTGGTTATCAATTAACACAATCATTAATGGCTTATGGCCGCGGTGATTGGTTTGGTCAGGGATTGGGTAACAGTATTCAGAAGTTAGCGTATTTACCCGAAGCCCATACTGATTTCATTTTTGCGGTGATTGGTGAAGAACTGGGGTTTATCGGTATTATTATTGTGTTATCCACATTATTTTTTATTGCTATTCGTGCGATTAGATTAGGTAATTTATGTTTGAAAATGCAGCGACCATTTGAAAGTTATGTCGCCTATGGTGTGGGTATTTGGATATGTTTTCAGACCGTAGTGAATGTGGGAGCCAGTATTGGTATGTTACCAACCAAAGGGCTTACCCTACCGTTTATTAGCTATGGTGGCAGTAGTTTGTGGATTATGACCGCTGCTGTGATGTTGCTTGTTAGGATAGATCATGAACGTCGAGTTAGTTTGGTGCAAGCAGTACAAGGGAGAACGAGTTAA